A genomic segment from bacterium encodes:
- a CDS encoding right-handed parallel beta-helix repeat-containing protein — translation MRIQTSLISVLFVCVLSVVLCSERAFAATPVNCGDTLSSPGEYILTGNLNCAGNAVNITSSDVHFSLNGFTIDGDGTGTGINVDGTSGVHVNGGTVTDFFHGISLDDDATRTRINGMIVTQNVGVGIRLSGSSNNNQITGNSITDNGEQGIFLNNSHNNRINGNSSTSNNAEGIQLDSSTGNKISSNNFSDNEDEGMELNDGADRNLILGNIVNDNDNEGIDLNSGADNNLVQGNITNDNSDNGIEVGGTGNRIKGNTSLGNDADDMADFNLPSCVNSWRSNNFLTDNEGDGPGAGCIQ, via the coding sequence ATGAGAATCCAAACCAGTTTGATTTCGGTGCTTTTCGTTTGCGTTCTTTCCGTTGTACTTTGCTCAGAAAGAGCCTTTGCTGCAACCCCGGTGAATTGCGGCGACACTTTGAGCTCACCGGGGGAGTATATTCTCACAGGCAATCTCAACTGCGCCGGCAATGCAGTTAACATAACATCAAGTGATGTCCATTTCAGCTTGAACGGCTTTACTATTGATGGTGACGGAACCGGCACTGGTATCAACGTGGATGGTACATCTGGAGTACACGTTAATGGGGGGACAGTTACAGACTTCTTTCACGGTATTAGTCTTGATGATGATGCAACTCGGACCAGGATAAACGGTATGATCGTCACTCAAAATGTGGGAGTGGGTATCCGACTCAGCGGCTCGTCGAACAACAATCAAATCACGGGTAACAGCATCACCGACAACGGTGAGCAGGGCATCTTTCTGAACAACAGTCACAACAACCGGATCAACGGTAACAGTAGCACATCTAACAATGCTGAAGGCATTCAATTGGATTCCAGTACCGGTAACAAGATCAGTTCAAACAACTTTTCCGACAACGAGGATGAGGGTATGGAGTTGAACGATGGAGCCGATCGCAATCTCATCCTGGGAAATATCGTCAATGACAACGACAATGAGGGCATCGATCTAAACAGCGGCGCAGACAACAATTTGGTTCAAGGGAATATCACCAATGATAACTCCGACAACGGCATTGAGGTAGGCGGCACAGGTAATCGTATCAAGGGGAATACATCGCTGGGGAATGATGCCGACGACATGGCTGACTTTAATCTCCCTAGTTGCGTAAACAGTTGGCGGAGCAACAATTTCTTGACGGATAACGAAGGAGACGGTCCTGGAGCAGGCTGCATCCAATAG